One part of the Microvirga sp. TS319 genome encodes these proteins:
- a CDS encoding GntR family transcriptional regulator, whose amino-acid sequence MKRTDTKDTSTVFARSRKPSVRWVDVYSRLRDTIVSHRLPPGTKLPEDELAAIYSVSRTAIRSALQALAHDRLVRLEPNRGAFVAQPSKQEAREIFDARMLIEPRVAALAASAAKRPDIVRLRRHLDDEEEALHAGQVNAAISLSARFHVAIAEVAAHSILTELVTDLVSRSSLIIALYWCRRDITCETHAHHALVDALARHKISHASELMADHLADLVTGLDLTPKDIGPGRLSEVLR is encoded by the coding sequence GTGAAACGGACTGATACAAAAGATACCTCCACGGTCTTTGCCCGGAGCCGAAAACCAAGCGTCCGCTGGGTTGATGTTTATTCCAGGCTGAGGGACACGATTGTGTCGCACCGCCTCCCTCCAGGAACGAAGCTGCCCGAAGATGAACTAGCAGCGATCTATTCCGTGAGCCGAACCGCCATCCGGTCCGCGCTGCAGGCCTTGGCCCATGATCGTTTGGTGAGACTTGAGCCGAATCGGGGAGCCTTTGTCGCGCAACCGTCAAAGCAGGAGGCGCGAGAGATCTTCGACGCACGGATGCTCATCGAGCCACGGGTCGCAGCACTGGCGGCGTCAGCCGCCAAGCGACCTGATATCGTGCGGTTACGCCGGCATCTCGATGACGAGGAGGAGGCCCTTCACGCTGGCCAAGTCAACGCGGCGATCTCCCTATCAGCACGGTTTCACGTGGCAATCGCCGAGGTCGCCGCGCATTCGATCCTGACAGAACTTGTCACGGATCTCGTGTCGCGCTCGTCGCTCATCATTGCTCTGTATTGGTGCCGGCGCGATATCACCTGTGAAACTCATGCTCATCATGCACTCGTTGACGCACTCGCCCGGCATAAGATCAGCCATGCGTCCGAACTCATGGCTGATCACTTGGCAGACCTCGTGACAGGGCTCGATCTGACACCTAAGGATATTGGCCCAGGACGTCTCTCCGAGGTGCTGCGATAG
- a CDS encoding aspartate/glutamate racemase family protein: MQICVVNPNTTASMTRKIGSAAAAVAAKGTEIIAVNPKLGPPSIEGYFDEAFSVPGLIDEIGNAPGADAYIIACFDDTGLDAARCITDAPVIGIGEAAFHMATLIAGQFSVVTTLSRSIPAIEGNLVRYGLRTRCVKVRASDVPVLDLEAPGSSARQRISDEISAAIRDDRAEAIVLGCAGMTDLARSLEQEHGIPVLDGVTCAVKLCEALEALGLKTSKVGGYAMPRAKTYSGLFARFSPSGRDTLKSDGDRSDRGLKDT, from the coding sequence ATGCAGATTTGTGTCGTCAACCCAAATACGACGGCCTCGATGACCCGGAAGATCGGCAGTGCAGCCGCCGCTGTCGCGGCCAAGGGGACAGAAATCATCGCCGTCAATCCAAAGCTCGGCCCGCCGAGCATCGAAGGATATTTTGACGAGGCATTCTCTGTTCCCGGATTGATCGATGAGATCGGCAACGCGCCAGGCGCGGACGCTTACATCATAGCGTGCTTCGATGACACCGGTCTCGATGCTGCTCGCTGCATCACCGACGCGCCGGTAATCGGGATCGGTGAGGCCGCGTTTCATATGGCGACGCTTATTGCGGGACAGTTCAGCGTCGTAACGACATTATCTCGCTCGATACCGGCGATTGAAGGCAATCTGGTCCGATATGGACTCCGAACCCGCTGCGTCAAAGTGCGGGCGTCGGATGTACCGGTACTCGACTTGGAAGCTCCCGGTTCAAGCGCCCGTCAACGCATTTCGGATGAGATCTCCGCCGCAATCCGCGATGATCGTGCCGAGGCAATCGTCCTTGGCTGTGCTGGGATGACGGATCTCGCACGCTCCTTGGAGCAGGAGCACGGAATACCCGTCCTCGATGGAGTGACCTGCGCGGTCAAGCTCTGCGAGGCTCTTGAGGCCCTTGGCCTCAAGACTTCGAAGGTCGGGGGCTACGCCATGCCTCGGGCAAAAACCTATTCCGGTCTTTTCGCGCGCTTTTCACCAAGCGGAAGAGATACGCTCAAAAGCGACGGGGACCGGTCCGACAGGGGACTGAAAGACACGTGA